The Virgibacillus sp. SK37 region TACACCTTTATAAGCCTCTTTATTTAATGCAAAGTTCTGACGTTTATTTCCCTTATCGTCAAACCGCCAATGGTAGAATAGAAACTGGCCAAACCCTGTACGTTCAATGCGTTTTAAAAACTGTTTTGGGATAATCTGATCAGTGTCAATATTGGTACGGTTTAATGGATAAACGTATCCTTTGTGTTCTTTAATTGCTTCCATGTTTGCACCCCCTAAATCGGAACTCCCGCATATCTTCTAACATCAACAAAGTGTCCTTCTATAGCAGCTGCAGCAGCCATTTCCGGGCTTACCAAGTGAGTTCTTGAACCATTTCCTTGACGTCCTTCAAAATTACGATTGGATGTTGAGGCACATCTTCCACCAGGTGGTACAATATCATCATTCATCGCCAGACACATACTGCAACCCGCTTCCCGCCATTCAAAGCCTGCTTGTTTAAAAATTACATCGAGTCCTTCTTTTTCAGCCTGCATTTTTATACTGAAGGAACCAGGAACAACAATGGCACGGACGTTTTGTTTCACTTTTTTCCCTTCCACAATAGAAGCTGCCTTTTGTAAATCACTCAAGCGTGAATTGGTACAAGAACCGATAAAAACATGGTCGATTTCAATAGATGTAATCGGCTGATTTTCTTCTAACCCCATGTATTCCAATGCGCGCTCTACATCTTCACGATAGTCCACTTCTTTTAGATCAGGTGTTTTTCCGCTAACTGGAACGCACATTCCTGGATTTGTTCCCCAGGAAACCTGTGGTTCAATTTCCTCTGCATTAATAGTAACTGTTTTATCGTATTTAGCTCCTTCATCTGTGGCTAATTGTAGCCAGGAATCTGCCAACTCCTCAAATGCTTCACCGTCTGGTACATACTCTTTCCCTTTTAAAAATTCAACCGTTGTTTCATCTGGACTAATTAAACCGGCTCTCGCTCCTGCTTCGATGGACATATTACAGACAGTCATTCTTCCTTCCATGGAAAGATTGCGAACGGCCTTACCTGTATACTCAATAACATAGCCAGTTCCAAATCTCACACCGAATTTAGCAATAATTGCAAGAATCAAATCTTTTGCAGTAACTCCACGGCCTAATTCACCTTCCACCTGGACATTTAACGTTTTAGGGCGTTCTTGCCAAATGGTCTGAGTAGCAAGCACATGCTCCACTTCACTAGTACCAATTCCAAAGGCTAGAGCACCAAAAGCTCCATGTGTTGATGTATGGCTATCCCCACAAACAATTGTCTTTCCAGGTTGGGTAAGACCGAGCTGTGGGCCAATGACATGGACAATACCCTGGTCAGGATGGAACATATCTGCAAGTTTAATACCATTCTCCTTACAATTGTCCCGGAGGGTTTCCATTTGCTTTTTGGAAACCTCGTCTTTTATTACATCTCTATTTTGTGTAGGCACATTATGATCCATCGTAGCATACGTCAGATCTGGACGCCGCACCTTACGATTACTTAATCGCAAGCCTTCGAACGCTTGCGGTGAAGTTACTTCATGAACCAAATGCAGATCAATATATAATAAATCTGGCTTGCCTTTCTCTTGGTGAACTACATGTTTATCCCATATTTTCTCTATAATCGTTTGTGGTTTCCCCATTTCTTACACCCCTCGTTAAGCATACATACTGCAAATGCTGTCTGAAACACTTTTGGTTGTCAGTGAATCAACAATGGCTGCTGTCATCTCCTTCGTCCCTACCTTTGTCCCGCCATTACTGGAGAGATCAGCAGTATGGTATCCTTGGTCCAGACAATCATTAACTGCCCGCTCTATCTCTGCGGCTTCATCTTCCATCTGAAAAGAGTATCTTAGCATCATAGCAGCAGATAAGATCATTCCAACTGGATTAGCAACACCAAGCCCTGCAATATCAGGTGCTGAACCATGGACAGGTTCATACAGACCTAGACCATCTGATCGAAGACTTGCCGATGGCAGCATTCCTAGTGAACCAGTCAATACGGAAGCTTCATCGCTTAAAATATCCCCAAATAAATTTTCTGTAACGATAACATCAAAATAATTAGGCTGTGTAATCAGCTTCATTGCGGCAGCATCTACAAGCATATGATCAACTTTCACATCTGGATATTTCTTACTCTTTTCCTCAACTATTTCTCGCCACATTCGACTTGATTCCAATACATTAGCCTTATCTACAGATGTAACATGATTATTTCTTAATCTTGCACTTTCAAAGGCTTTTTCTATAATTCGCTCCATTTCGGATCGATGATAATAAAGCGTATCAACTACTGCATTTCCGTTTTCCCGCCGTTCACGCGGTTCCCCAAAATACAACCCGCTTGTGAGTTCTCGAATGATCAGGATATCGCTTCCTGCAATAACTTCCTCTTTAAGTGGAGAAGCATGCAACATGGAAGGAAACCCTTTAATAGGGCGTAAATTGGCAAACAATCCTAACTGTTTACGTATACCTAATAAACCTTTTTCTGGTCTTTTAGCAGCTGGAAGAACGTCCCATTTCGGTCCTCCTACAGCACCAAGCAATATAGCATCTGCTCCCTTACATGCTTTTACTGTATCTTCAGGCAATGGAGTATCATAAGCATCAATTGCCTCTCCACCGATTGCATGCTGATGAAATGTAAAACGATGCCCAAATTCACTGGCTACTGCATTTAACACTACCTTTGCCGACTCCATAATTTCTTTACCAACACCGTCTCCAGGCAATAAAATAATTTGCTTATTCATACCATAGCCCTCCTCCATGTTTATACGTAACTTTTGCCAATCTAACAATTGTTTATTGAGCGGAGCCACATGCATGGCTCTCGCTTACACTTCTGATCCGACCTCTTGTTTAATAAAACTACTTTGCTGAACAATATATCTGTTCACTGCATTTAAGAATGCATTTCCTGATGCTTCTATAACATCCTGAGCTGAACCACGCCCATTTACTGTCTCGCCGTTCACAATTAACTGTACATGGGATTCTGCAAGTGCATCCTTTCCTCCACCAACAGAGTTCAATTGATAATCAATTAACTGTAAATTTTCTTCAATTAAAACATCCAATGTTTTATATAATGCTTCTACACTACCTGAAGCAGTCTGTGCCGCATGCACTGTTTCTCCATTCGGAGTTTTTAACTGTACAGTTGCTGTAGGTATATTAGTAGTACCATACTGTACTTGGAACATCTCCATTTGATATTTGTTTACAGAAGCGGTATCTGTTTGAACCTCCATAATAATTGTAAACAAATCATCGTCTGTGACTTCTTTTTTATGATCCGTTAATTGCTTAAACAATTTAAATGCTTGCTTTAATTTATCTTCAGTAAGATCTATTCCCAGTTCTTTTACTTTATCCTTAAACGCATGCCGTCCAGAATGTTTGCCCATGAACAACGTATTGGATTTCACTCCGACCATTTCTGGTGTGATAATCTCATAGGTAGATGCATTCTTGAGTACGCCATCCTGATGGATACCTGACTCGTGAGCAAAAGCATTTCTTCCGACAACCGCTTTGTTTGCCTGAACGTACATTCCGGTTAATTTTGCTACCAAGTCACTGGTTCGTTTGATTTCATCTAGTTTTAATCCTGTAGTATATGGATAAAAATCGGAACGAATCTTCAAAGCAACAGCCACCTCTTCCAAGGAAGCATTGCCTGCTCGTTCACCAATACCATTAATAGTTCCCTCTATTTGTGTCGCCCCGTTTTGCACTGCAGCTATGGAGTTCGCTACTGCCATGCCAAGGTCATTGTGACAATGACATGAAAGACTGGCTTGGTCTATGTTAGGCACATTGTCTTTTATATATTTAAACATATTTCCATATTCCAAAGGCGTTGTGTAGCCTACTGTATCCGGCAGGTTAATCACTGTAGCACCAGCGTCAATAACCTTTTCAATGATTTGCGCCAAGAATTCCCAATCAGAACGAGAAGCATCTTCTGCAGACCATTGAACATGAGTAAATTTCTGTTTTGCGTATGCCACCATATTAACTGCGGTTTCAATCACTTGATCCGGAGTCTGTTTTAGCTTGTAAGTCATATGGATGGGTGATGTGGCAAGAAACAAATGAATGCTAGGTTCAGCTGCGCCTTTTAAGGCTTCCCATGCTGTATCAATATCCGTTCTCACCGTTCTTGCCAATGCAGTTACGGATGTGTTTTTAATCGTATCGGCTATTGCTTTAACTGCATTGAAGTCACCTTTGGAGGAAGCAGGAAAACCCGCTTCCATCCTGCTTACACCTAAACGTTCCAACTGTTTTGCAATTTCTAGCTTTTCAAGTTGGTTTAGGTTTACACCAGGTGACTGCTCCCCATCTCTTAGGGTTGTGTCAAAAATTCTAATTTGTGACATGCTCTTTCACATCCTTTTGCTGTTTATTTTTGTTTTGCAATGGTTGTTTAACAAAAGGCATTAATTCACGTAACTCCCTTCCTACTTTTTCAATTGGATGTTGATTCTCTTTAGCATTAATTGCATTGAATTGAGGACGATTTGCTTGGTTTTCGAGAATCCATCCTTTAGCGAATTGACCTGTTTGCACATCTGTTAAAATATCCTTCATGCGAGCTTTGGTATTCTCATCAATAACTCGAGGGCCTGATACAAAATCTCCCCATTGAGCCGTGTCTGAGATGGAATAACGCATATTTTCCAATCCACCTTCATAGAGAAGGTCAACAATCAATTTCATTTCATGTAAACATTCAAAGTAAGCAACTTCCGGTTGATAGCCAGCTTCTGTTAATGTTTCAAATCCAGCTTTAATGAGGCTAGTCACACCGCCGCATAATACCGCCTGCTCTCCGAAAAGATCTGTTTCCGTTTCTTCCTGGAAGCTTGTTTCCAATACACCTGCCCTTGCAGCTCCAATTCCCTGTGCGTACGCAAGTGCCAACTCCTTTGCCTGCCCTGTAACGTCTTGGTATACACCATATAATGCAGGAACCCCTGCACCTTCTTCATATGTTCTACGCACTAGATGTCCAGGTCCTTTCGGTGCTACCAAAAATACATCTACATCTTCTGGAGGGACAATTTGGCTGAAATGTACATTAAAACCATGGGCAAATGCTATTGCATTTCCAGCCTGAAGATTCGGCTTAATGCTTTCATTATAGACAGCGGTTTGCAGTTCATCCGGCAGCAACACCATTACTACTTCGGACTGACTTACTGCATCGGCTACTGGTACAACCTGGAATCCATCTTGTTCCGCTTTCTGTTGGGATTTACCAGGGCGAAGTCCAACCACTACATCATATCCACTTTCACGAAGGTTTAATGCATGGGCATGACCTTGAGATCCATATCCTACTACTGCAATTTTCTTTCCTTGTAAAACCTCTTTTTGGATATCTTTTTCATAAAGTACTTTTGACATATTAATCTTCCTCTCGTTTTTTGTTTTTTTATCTCTTCAATCTAAGGGTATTTTCAGATTCGTTTATATTAAATGTGAATTAAGCTCTGTTACCTGTTGTGGCTGCTGCCCTCGTAAAAATGCAGTTACGCCTGTTTTAGTTAATTCTTTAATACCATATGGTTTTAATAATGAAATTAGTGCCTCCACTTTATCTGGCTTCCCAGTCACTTGAATTGTGAGACTATCTTTGCTTACATCAATGATGGAGGCACGGAATGGGGTGATT contains the following coding sequences:
- the leuC gene encoding 3-isopropylmalate dehydratase large subunit — encoded protein: MGKPQTIIEKIWDKHVVHQEKGKPDLLYIDLHLVHEVTSPQAFEGLRLSNRKVRRPDLTYATMDHNVPTQNRDVIKDEVSKKQMETLRDNCKENGIKLADMFHPDQGIVHVIGPQLGLTQPGKTIVCGDSHTSTHGAFGALAFGIGTSEVEHVLATQTIWQERPKTLNVQVEGELGRGVTAKDLILAIIAKFGVRFGTGYVIEYTGKAVRNLSMEGRMTVCNMSIEAGARAGLISPDETTVEFLKGKEYVPDGEAFEELADSWLQLATDEGAKYDKTVTINAEEIEPQVSWGTNPGMCVPVSGKTPDLKEVDYREDVERALEYMGLEENQPITSIEIDHVFIGSCTNSRLSDLQKAASIVEGKKVKQNVRAIVVPGSFSIKMQAEKEGLDVIFKQAGFEWREAGCSMCLAMNDDIVPPGGRCASTSNRNFEGRQGNGSRTHLVSPEMAAAAAIEGHFVDVRRYAGVPI
- the leuB gene encoding 3-isopropylmalate dehydrogenase yields the protein MNKQIILLPGDGVGKEIMESAKVVLNAVASEFGHRFTFHQHAIGGEAIDAYDTPLPEDTVKACKGADAILLGAVGGPKWDVLPAAKRPEKGLLGIRKQLGLFANLRPIKGFPSMLHASPLKEEVIAGSDILIIRELTSGLYFGEPRERRENGNAVVDTLYYHRSEMERIIEKAFESARLRNNHVTSVDKANVLESSRMWREIVEEKSKKYPDVKVDHMLVDAAAMKLITQPNYFDVIVTENLFGDILSDEASVLTGSLGMLPSASLRSDGLGLYEPVHGSAPDIAGLGVANPVGMILSAAMMLRYSFQMEDEAAEIERAVNDCLDQGYHTADLSSNGGTKVGTKEMTAAIVDSLTTKSVSDSICSMYA
- a CDS encoding 2-isopropylmalate synthase; the protein is MSQIRIFDTTLRDGEQSPGVNLNQLEKLEIAKQLERLGVSRMEAGFPASSKGDFNAVKAIADTIKNTSVTALARTVRTDIDTAWEALKGAAEPSIHLFLATSPIHMTYKLKQTPDQVIETAVNMVAYAKQKFTHVQWSAEDASRSDWEFLAQIIEKVIDAGATVINLPDTVGYTTPLEYGNMFKYIKDNVPNIDQASLSCHCHNDLGMAVANSIAAVQNGATQIEGTINGIGERAGNASLEEVAVALKIRSDFYPYTTGLKLDEIKRTSDLVAKLTGMYVQANKAVVGRNAFAHESGIHQDGVLKNASTYEIITPEMVGVKSNTLFMGKHSGRHAFKDKVKELGIDLTEDKLKQAFKLFKQLTDHKKEVTDDDLFTIIMEVQTDTASVNKYQMEMFQVQYGTTNIPTATVQLKTPNGETVHAAQTASGSVEALYKTLDVLIEENLQLIDYQLNSVGGGKDALAESHVQLIVNGETVNGRGSAQDVIEASGNAFLNAVNRYIVQQSSFIKQEVGSEV
- the ilvC gene encoding ketol-acid reductoisomerase is translated as MSKVLYEKDIQKEVLQGKKIAVVGYGSQGHAHALNLRESGYDVVVGLRPGKSQQKAEQDGFQVVPVADAVSQSEVVMVLLPDELQTAVYNESIKPNLQAGNAIAFAHGFNVHFSQIVPPEDVDVFLVAPKGPGHLVRRTYEEGAGVPALYGVYQDVTGQAKELALAYAQGIGAARAGVLETSFQEETETDLFGEQAVLCGGVTSLIKAGFETLTEAGYQPEVAYFECLHEMKLIVDLLYEGGLENMRYSISDTAQWGDFVSGPRVIDENTKARMKDILTDVQTGQFAKGWILENQANRPQFNAINAKENQHPIEKVGRELRELMPFVKQPLQNKNKQQKDVKEHVTN